In Paenibacillus ihbetae, the following are encoded in one genomic region:
- the walK gene encoding cell wall metabolism sensor histidine kinase WalK — translation MQLIGVYFVSAMKTSLTSNFTKDLQERAELMSVLAAKTLGGENESEEDPVESLRVMVNNLFNVSGAEIQVLDSTGRVLTTSLPSHADYEGTKNTQTVVSRALQGIQDNEEYIIDDDNIRKKVVAKPVMYNDKIVGAIYIVASMSELYNTMQRINNIFISGILLALGLTAVLGVILSHTITHPIKELTKHARAVADGRFTEKTPVFGSDEIGQLSQAFNYMTSRLREALSQNEEEKEKLASILTNMSDGVIATDEAGRVILMNRRAGEMLGVEGEELAGRDIGSLLGLEEAESEALARGEHHDSKLLEIAPREGGEPFMVRVTFTPIHRREIGITGTIAVLQDVTEQEKLEASRREFVANVSHELRTPLTTIKSYTEALEDGALEDKQMGPRFVGVIQNETGRMIRLVTDLLHLSRLDSKEAALHKEPTDIVEMLEDVEDRFSFQMKQKHIRTIIDIKPGVSAAMLDRDGIDQVLDNLISNALKYTPDGGSITMEASITEDGMLSLSVKDTGIGIPKKDLDRIFERFYRVDKARSRNLGGTGLGLSIAREIVRAHGGSITLQSELEKGTTVTFTLPLNNEGRSTT, via the coding sequence ATGCAGCTGATCGGGGTGTATTTCGTCAGTGCGATGAAGACGTCCCTGACCAGCAACTTTACGAAGGATTTGCAGGAGCGTGCGGAGCTGATGTCGGTGCTGGCTGCCAAAACCCTTGGCGGCGAGAACGAATCGGAGGAGGATCCGGTGGAAAGCCTGCGCGTCATGGTGAACAATCTGTTCAATGTGAGCGGGGCCGAGATCCAGGTGCTGGATTCGACGGGACGGGTACTGACGACCTCGCTGCCTTCCCACGCCGATTATGAGGGCACGAAAAACACGCAGACGGTCGTAAGCCGAGCTTTGCAGGGAATTCAGGACAACGAGGAATATATTATCGACGATGACAACATCCGCAAAAAAGTAGTCGCCAAGCCCGTCATGTACAACGACAAAATCGTAGGCGCGATCTACATCGTGGCGAGCATGAGCGAGCTGTACAATACCATGCAGCGGATTAACAATATTTTTATATCCGGGATTCTCCTGGCGCTCGGATTAACGGCTGTGCTCGGCGTCATCCTGTCGCATACGATCACGCATCCGATCAAGGAGCTGACGAAGCATGCAAGAGCGGTCGCGGATGGCCGGTTTACCGAGAAAACGCCGGTATTCGGCAGCGACGAGATCGGCCAGCTCAGCCAGGCGTTCAATTATATGACGAGCCGCCTGCGCGAGGCGCTGTCCCAGAACGAGGAGGAGAAGGAGAAGCTTGCTTCGATCCTCACCAATATGAGCGACGGGGTCATTGCCACGGATGAAGCAGGCCGGGTGATTCTGATGAACCGCCGGGCCGGAGAAATGCTGGGCGTGGAAGGCGAGGAGCTGGCAGGACGCGATATCGGATCGCTCCTTGGTTTGGAGGAAGCCGAATCCGAGGCGCTGGCGCGCGGGGAGCATCATGACTCCAAGCTGCTGGAGATCGCGCCGCGTGAAGGCGGAGAGCCGTTCATGGTGCGGGTTACCTTTACGCCGATCCATCGGCGGGAGATCGGCATTACGGGCACCATTGCCGTGCTTCAGGATGTAACGGAGCAGGAGAAGCTTGAGGCTTCGCGGCGGGAGTTCGTGGCGAATGTATCGCATGAGCTGCGTACGCCGCTGACCACGATCAAGAGCTATACCGAAGCGCTCGAAGACGGGGCGCTGGAGGACAAGCAGATGGGGCCGCGCTTTGTGGGCGTTATCCAGAACGAGACCGGGCGGATGATCCGCCTTGTCACCGACCTGCTTCACCTGTCGCGGCTCGATTCCAAGGAAGCGGCGCTTCATAAGGAGCCGACGGATATCGTGGAGATGCTGGAGGATGTCGAGGACCGGTTCTCTTTTCAAATGAAACAGAAGCATATCCGCACCATTATCGATATTAAGCCAGGCGTGTCCGCAGCGATGCTGGACCGGGACGGTATCGACCAAGTGCTCGACAATCTGATCTCCAATGCACTGAAATATACGCCCGATGGGGGCTCCATCACCATGGAGGCAAGCATCACAGAGGACGGCATGCTGTCCCTATCCGTGAAGGATACCGGGATCGGCATTCCGAAGAAGGATCTGGACCGCATCTTCGAACGGTTTTACCGGGTGGACAAGGCTAGGAGCCGCAATTTGGGGGGCACCGGTCTTGGCCTGTCCATTGCCCGGGAAATTGTTAGAGCCCACGGGGGTTCAATCACCCTTCAGTCCGAGCTGGAGAAAGGTACGACCGTGACCTTTACCTTGCCCCTGAATAACGAGGGGAGGTCAACGACGTGA
- a CDS encoding YycH family regulatory protein codes for MKERLKTLLLVVLVLGSLVQSYVLIYRLPGSDSVVQSKDSYIRTEEMGPEEKPENLLYPDKMIIHLGEDKHTIFYPNDTFYNLVYNRLKGRTFDNFQRRMVGNIDWNKVRSENRGIELSFDSGIPVTLLQRVMQIVPDSLFEGESINKMWLYSVPGEAKVHVMFFSTKGDVVYEAVQADLTVQDVDQLVDFGFNWTPYTMVDGRYYVPNKKLNMVSTELPVGVYTIEQMQRSLFFDPSITRNIREKDGSEIYTDSKRSLQVDQGQHWISYTDPAAPPSGESSPGKDVLSAIDFVNQHGGWNGIYRLSKASESEERTLVKFQQYYGGYPILNTSGFQYGVMELDLQQGTVTSYERSLLYLESPALSKQMVTLSGGEELQAKLDAIAEESRIQNLEPAYLPIITGEGLLLKPVWAVELQNGSVRTLE; via the coding sequence GTGAAGGAACGATTAAAGACTTTGCTGCTGGTCGTGCTGGTCTTAGGCAGTCTCGTGCAAAGCTATGTGTTGATCTACCGTCTGCCGGGCAGCGATTCTGTTGTGCAATCGAAGGATTCCTACATCCGAACCGAGGAGATGGGGCCGGAAGAGAAGCCGGAGAATCTCTTGTATCCCGACAAAATGATCATCCATCTCGGTGAAGACAAGCATACGATCTTTTATCCGAACGATACGTTCTACAATCTGGTGTACAACCGGCTGAAGGGCCGGACCTTCGACAATTTCCAGCGCCGGATGGTAGGCAATATCGACTGGAACAAGGTTCGATCCGAGAACCGGGGCATTGAGCTGAGCTTTGATTCGGGCATCCCGGTAACACTTCTGCAGCGCGTGATGCAGATCGTGCCCGATTCGCTGTTCGAAGGAGAGAGCATTAACAAAATGTGGCTGTACAGCGTTCCGGGCGAGGCGAAGGTTCACGTGATGTTTTTCAGCACCAAGGGAGATGTTGTGTACGAAGCCGTCCAGGCCGACTTGACCGTTCAGGACGTTGATCAGCTGGTCGATTTCGGGTTCAATTGGACGCCATACACCATGGTTGACGGCAGGTATTATGTGCCGAACAAGAAGCTGAATATGGTCAGCACCGAGCTGCCGGTCGGCGTGTATACGATTGAGCAGATGCAGCGCAGCCTGTTCTTTGACCCTAGCATTACCCGCAACATTCGGGAAAAAGACGGCTCCGAGATTTATACCGACAGCAAGCGAAGCCTGCAGGTGGATCAGGGACAGCATTGGATCAGCTACACCGACCCGGCTGCGCCGCCGTCGGGAGAGAGCAGTCCGGGGAAGGATGTGCTGTCTGCGATTGATTTTGTCAATCAGCACGGAGGGTGGAACGGAATCTACCGGCTCAGCAAAGCCAGTGAATCCGAGGAGCGGACGCTGGTGAAATTCCAGCAGTACTATGGAGGCTATCCGATTCTCAATACGTCCGGCTTCCAGTACGGCGTGATGGAGCTTGATCTGCAGCAAGGCACGGTGACGTCGTATGAACGTTCGCTGCTTTATCTGGAATCGCCGGCGCTGAGCAAGCAGATGGTGACCCTGTCAGGAGGCGAGGAGCTTCAAGCGAAGCTGGATGCGATCGCGGAGGAATCCCGGATTCAGAATCTGGAGCCGGCATATCTGCCGATCATTACAGGAGAAGGGCTGCTGCTTAAACCGGTATGGGCCGTCGAGCTTCAGAACGGAAGTGTGCGCACGCTGGAGTAA
- the yycI gene encoding two-component system regulatory protein YycI: MDWGRAKNVLIYAFLLLNLVLGYQLWIDYREQAGSSLDFTSLSESTQQIMEKNGIQVQSPIPSETPQLPKINYIYSAEMQKEPVELEEPVDTKLIYADEKELRSALEGAIPDLANYRHDQPSDQEHVFVFRPLVLKEWPLFNVELEFIHESQKIHAYREPVFEILPTDGAEEQKVLPASKALETLIERNFIPRDTAVRDIQLGYYGQLFNTEDQLAAPTWRFTLDNGEMIYVQGISGDVLTPKSDTAKE; encoded by the coding sequence ATGGATTGGGGCCGGGCTAAAAATGTTTTGATCTACGCCTTTTTGCTGCTGAATCTGGTGCTGGGCTATCAGCTGTGGATCGACTATCGGGAGCAGGCCGGCTCCAGTCTGGACTTTACCTCGCTCTCGGAAAGCACGCAGCAGATCATGGAGAAGAACGGGATTCAGGTGCAGAGCCCGATTCCGTCGGAAACGCCCCAGCTGCCCAAAATCAATTATATTTACAGCGCCGAAATGCAGAAGGAGCCGGTGGAGCTCGAGGAGCCGGTGGATACGAAGCTGATTTACGCCGATGAAAAGGAGCTGCGAAGCGCCCTGGAGGGGGCAATCCCGGACCTCGCAAACTATCGTCATGATCAGCCCTCGGATCAAGAGCATGTATTTGTGTTCCGGCCGCTGGTGCTGAAGGAATGGCCGCTGTTTAATGTGGAGCTGGAGTTTATCCATGAGTCGCAGAAAATCCATGCCTATCGGGAGCCGGTGTTTGAAATATTGCCGACGGACGGGGCGGAGGAGCAGAAGGTGCTCCCGGCATCCAAAGCGCTGGAGACCTTGATTGAGCGTAATTTCATTCCGCGGGATACGGCGGTAAGGGATATCCAGCTCGGTTATTACGGTCAGCTGTTCAATACGGAGGACCAGCTGGCGGCGCCGACATGGCGGTTCACGCTGGATAACGGCGAGATGATCTATGTACAGGGAATTAGTGGGGATGTGCTCACACCCAAAAGCGATACGGCAAAGGAGTAA